The Nitrospira sp. KM1 genome includes a window with the following:
- a CDS encoding outer membrane protein: MANRASILLCFAGALMFLLSFPVSARAEYYADIYGGEVFTKDTDLTITSTRGTTINNQNLKVMNNWTIGGRGGYWFEGMDWLGVGLDVFYFHLKAPSQLVQSTATGFGPTTTTSTPADWSLPVLGIGFDVLRLRAPLLRSEEFTHGRLQPFISAGPALFITWAQTPRNVQPTGQHDTNVAVGAKAEGGLTFLVTKTIGLFAEYRFTHFTSKLSYENTAGGPATDTYKTTWDSHQVIGGITFRFP, translated from the coding sequence ATGGCTAATCGTGCATCCATCCTCTTGTGTTTTGCCGGAGCGCTCATGTTCCTCTTGTCGTTCCCCGTGTCTGCCAGGGCCGAATATTATGCCGACATCTACGGCGGTGAAGTCTTTACCAAGGATACCGACCTCACCATCACCAGTACGCGGGGCACGACGATCAACAACCAGAATCTAAAGGTCATGAATAACTGGACAATCGGAGGGCGGGGCGGCTATTGGTTCGAAGGCATGGACTGGCTCGGTGTCGGATTGGACGTGTTCTACTTCCACCTGAAGGCTCCCAGCCAACTCGTCCAGAGCACGGCCACAGGCTTCGGCCCCACCACCACGACATCGACACCTGCGGATTGGTCGTTGCCGGTCCTCGGTATTGGGTTCGACGTCCTTCGACTACGGGCGCCGCTGCTACGCAGCGAGGAGTTTACTCACGGACGGTTGCAACCGTTTATCAGCGCGGGGCCGGCGCTCTTCATCACATGGGCACAGACGCCTCGGAACGTCCAGCCCACGGGTCAACACGATACGAACGTGGCCGTGGGAGCAAAGGCCGAAGGGGGATTGACGTTCCTCGTCACCAAAACGATCGGTCTGTTTGCAGAATATCGGTTTACGCACTTCACCTCGAAGCTGAGCTATGAAAACACGGCAGGGGGACCGGCCACTGATACTTACAAAACAACGTGGGACTCTCATCAGGTCATCGGCGGAATTACGTTTCGATTCCCCTGA
- a CDS encoding glycosyltransferase family 2 protein, whose amino-acid sequence MIDRTESPQADTISVVVPVHNGGPDFRRCLASLQAASPPPFEIIVVADGDTDGSGAYAERLGLQVLRFPTAGGPARARNLGAGSARGAILFFVDADVTIKGDTIGRVEEAFRREPGVAAVMGSYDDQPGDPNVLSQYRNLLHHWVHQEGREEASTFWGACGAIRRTVFEKVGGFDETYRRPSIEDIELGCRLKNAGYRIRLVKSLQVTHWKKWTLSSIVWTDVFCRALPWTALILSQRGIPNDLNLKMSGRISTLLVGIMVVSLGIVWWWPWAIVITALSIVGLLALNHQLYGFFIKKRGLSFSLRAIPLHWVYFLYSGLAFGAGALRFLMISRTRPAR is encoded by the coding sequence ATGATTGACCGTACCGAATCTCCTCAAGCCGACACCATTTCGGTTGTTGTCCCGGTTCATAATGGAGGGCCGGACTTCCGACGGTGCCTGGCGAGCTTGCAGGCCGCTTCGCCACCTCCGTTTGAAATTATCGTGGTTGCGGACGGAGACACCGACGGGTCGGGGGCCTACGCCGAGCGCCTCGGCCTGCAGGTGTTGCGATTCCCAACGGCGGGAGGGCCCGCAAGAGCGCGAAATCTTGGTGCCGGCAGTGCGCGAGGAGCGATCCTCTTTTTTGTGGATGCCGACGTCACCATCAAGGGCGATACGATCGGCCGGGTGGAGGAGGCTTTCCGGCGAGAGCCGGGTGTCGCCGCAGTAATGGGTTCTTATGATGATCAGCCGGGCGATCCGAACGTGCTTTCCCAGTACAGGAATCTCTTGCACCATTGGGTTCATCAGGAGGGACGTGAGGAGGCTTCAACGTTCTGGGGGGCCTGCGGAGCCATACGTCGGACCGTGTTCGAGAAAGTAGGCGGGTTCGACGAAACATATCGAAGACCTTCCATCGAAGATATTGAACTTGGGTGTCGGCTCAAAAACGCGGGTTATCGGATACGCCTGGTGAAAAGCTTGCAGGTCACCCACTGGAAGAAGTGGACTCTTTCGTCAATCGTCTGGACCGACGTGTTTTGCCGCGCATTGCCCTGGACCGCACTCATCCTTTCACAGCGTGGGATCCCCAATGATTTAAACTTGAAGATGTCCGGGCGCATCAGCACGTTATTGGTGGGGATAATGGTGGTGAGTCTGGGCATCGTCTGGTGGTGGCCCTGGGCAATCGTCATCACAGCCCTGTCCATAGTGGGGCTGCTTGCGTTGAACCATCAACTCTATGGGTTTTTTATCAAGAAACGCGGATTGAGTTTTTCCCTGCGGGCTATCCCCTTGCACTGGGTCTACTTTCTCTACAGCGGGCTGGCCTTTGGAGCCGGAGCGCTCCGATTTCTGATGATATCTCGCACGAGGCCGGCCCGCTGA
- a CDS encoding response regulator, producing the protein MIQDSLGDSTDSQTAIGAIRVLVVDDHASMREVLTDMLRSYPGVEVIGEGANGREAILLAKQRQPDVILMDITMPKLDGIEATRQIKQAHPKIIVIGLSVHQGGPVELAMMEAGASVFINKEAAVDRLYETMMKLWHDQHLSSKG; encoded by the coding sequence ATGATACAGGACTCCCTCGGAGACTCAACTGACTCTCAGACTGCCATAGGCGCCATCCGCGTCCTCGTCGTTGACGACCATGCCTCCATGCGAGAAGTACTGACCGACATGCTCAGAAGCTATCCCGGAGTCGAAGTCATCGGTGAAGGTGCCAATGGGAGAGAGGCGATCCTCTTGGCTAAACAGCGGCAGCCCGATGTTATTCTCATGGATATTACGATGCCGAAGCTCGACGGTATTGAAGCGACCCGGCAGATCAAGCAAGCCCATCCCAAAATCATCGTGATCGGGCTTTCTGTTCACCAGGGTGGCCCCGTTGAACTTGCGATGATGGAGGCCGGAGCCTCGGTGTTCATCAACAAGGAAGCCGCAGTGGACCGTTTATACGAAACGATGATGAAGTTGTGGCACGATCAGCACCTATCTTCAAAAGGGTGA
- a CDS encoding glycosyltransferase, translating into MAKLLIASLVDPATHPGGAGTYTRGLVAALRRNHTVDLIGPLHPPPGPWYRSRQLASLAKSCFSELPAKALFARQGEFEQRILERAHAHHYDAALINSSDMLWALDVLPSDMPTVLIAHNLEHQLLVQQLGSSFLHRIFKAEIAKQRCYEIAGFSRVRGVIFLSTTEMAWGCTQIPGLRGLYVPPLFTEPPIARTRQPSARLRLGFLADFAWWPNRQNWMWLLNEILPNVHRSIEVHVFGRQSDKIPTRDRVVAHGFARELQVVWNRVDIMMCPIRTGAGVNIKLAESLYHGVPVLATPHALRGIEYQSGAGLKILDSAEEWVSFLNSSQAGLLATQVPSEKLSRQFAVDRHVEKLETFILEILRGRDQEIDTGPSPLIDCSSTPSRFIHSP; encoded by the coding sequence GTGGCAAAGCTACTCATTGCGTCATTGGTTGACCCTGCCACCCATCCTGGCGGCGCAGGCACCTATACGCGCGGCCTGGTAGCCGCTCTGCGAAGAAACCACACGGTTGACTTGATTGGGCCCCTTCACCCTCCTCCCGGCCCCTGGTACCGGTCGCGGCAGCTCGCGTCCTTGGCCAAATCGTGTTTTTCAGAACTCCCCGCAAAGGCCCTGTTTGCGCGTCAAGGCGAGTTCGAGCAGAGAATCCTGGAAAGAGCGCATGCTCATCATTACGATGCCGCGTTGATCAATAGCAGCGACATGTTGTGGGCTCTTGACGTCTTACCTTCGGACATGCCGACGGTACTCATCGCTCATAATCTTGAGCATCAGTTGCTGGTTCAGCAACTGGGTTCTTCCTTCCTCCATCGGATATTTAAGGCGGAAATTGCCAAGCAGCGGTGTTACGAGATTGCAGGTTTCAGTCGTGTTCGAGGAGTTATTTTTCTTTCAACGACTGAGATGGCTTGGGGCTGTACCCAAATCCCGGGGTTGCGAGGCCTGTACGTTCCGCCGTTGTTTACAGAGCCTCCGATAGCCCGCACGCGTCAACCCAGTGCACGGCTTCGCCTCGGATTCCTTGCTGATTTTGCCTGGTGGCCCAATCGCCAGAACTGGATGTGGCTGCTCAATGAGATCCTTCCGAACGTGCACCGTTCGATCGAAGTTCACGTCTTTGGACGGCAGAGCGACAAGATACCGACTCGCGACCGAGTCGTCGCCCACGGCTTTGCCCGTGAACTCCAAGTGGTCTGGAACCGGGTTGATATTATGATGTGCCCCATCCGCACCGGTGCGGGCGTGAATATTAAGCTTGCCGAGAGCCTGTACCACGGAGTGCCCGTTCTTGCAACTCCTCACGCCCTTCGCGGCATCGAATATCAATCGGGGGCCGGTCTAAAGATTCTCGACAGTGCCGAAGAGTGGGTGTCTTTCTTGAATTCATCTCAAGCCGGTTTATTGGCCACTCAAGTACCATCGGAGAAATTGAGTCGACAATTTGCTGTCGACCGACATGTGGAAAAACTGGAAACCTTCATTTTAGAGATACTACGGGGCAGAGACCAAGAGATAGATACAGGGCCGAGCCCGCTTATCGATTGCTCTTCAACGCCGTCGCGCTTTATTCATTCACCGTGA
- a CDS encoding GGDEF domain-containing response regulator — MITVLLIEDNDVDARLTQDLLAEWSVEEFEITHVKTLTEGLNRLGRSRFDAILLDLSLPDAFGLPTVRQVHATNSSIPLVVLSGVSDQTLALQAVQQGAQDYLVKGQGHPELLARAVRYAIERKRTEERLTYLAQYDHLTGLVNRSLFRDRLVQAMARSKRIQQPIGLMLLDLDRFKAVNDTLGHDIGDELLKTVSERLKSCVREVDTVARMGGDEFTIILEGVATEAAIVIVAKRIVEALSAGFDLKGHTVTVGVSIGITVFPHDDQGVDELLKHADAAMYRAKQQGGSGFSFHEASGYAASAAVSTS, encoded by the coding sequence ATGATCACCGTTTTGCTCATCGAGGACAATGACGTCGATGCACGACTCACGCAGGATCTCCTCGCGGAGTGGAGCGTCGAGGAATTTGAGATCACCCATGTCAAGACGCTGACGGAGGGTCTGAATCGCCTCGGCCGGAGTCGTTTTGATGCCATTCTCCTCGATCTCTCCCTTCCCGACGCATTCGGTCTCCCGACCGTTCGACAGGTTCATGCGACCAACTCTTCAATTCCTTTAGTAGTCTTGAGCGGCGTCAGCGATCAAACACTCGCTCTCCAGGCCGTCCAACAAGGAGCGCAGGACTATCTGGTCAAAGGACAGGGGCACCCCGAACTGCTCGCACGTGCCGTTCGCTATGCAATAGAACGAAAGCGAACCGAGGAACGGTTGACATACCTGGCCCAGTACGATCATCTGACCGGACTGGTGAACCGCAGTCTATTTCGGGACCGGTTGGTTCAGGCAATGGCCCGCAGCAAGAGAATCCAACAGCCCATCGGGCTCATGCTGCTCGATCTTGATCGATTCAAGGCAGTTAACGACACATTGGGTCATGACATCGGAGATGAACTCTTAAAGACCGTGTCGGAGCGCCTCAAGAGCTGTGTGCGGGAAGTGGATACGGTTGCAAGAATGGGAGGAGATGAATTCACCATTATTTTGGAAGGCGTGGCGACCGAAGCCGCAATCGTCATTGTGGCAAAGCGGATCGTCGAAGCGCTTTCAGCCGGGTTCGATTTGAAGGGGCACACGGTGACTGTCGGCGTGAGCATCGGGATCACGGTCTTTCCGCATGACGACCAGGGTGTAGACGAATTGCTCAAGCATGCCGACGCCGCAATGTACCGCGCCAAGCAACAGGGCGGAAGCGGATTCTCCTTCCACGAGGCATCAGGATATGCCGCATCGGCTGCCGTTTCTACCTCCTGA
- a CDS encoding glycosyltransferase family 2 protein yields the protein MPTSTNTMTEQSVIGANSKPVVSVVIVADHDTTRHEGLEDLRSCLQALARQKVDQPVEFLLVETDERARKLPAEVIAELPDLRVLAVPHDGSYERKNAAAKAAKGEIIAILDVDCTPVSGWLQSLVDTLRLHPQHVAVSGRTMYEGKTAIERSLAVLTRGFLDPGRVAPTRFISNNNSGIRRTTLERFPLPEKEGPYAAQLQSAAIQRDGGRFIFQPAMTVIHEFEGWSMERDIRCHIGWATIRIRQVDPQLRFSWLLRLGQASIPLFYIGRLIESWGTCFRVGRYYGLRLADFPIALGLAFWIHAVEIKGMLMAFRNQQLEETNYR from the coding sequence ATGCCAACATCTACAAATACAATGACGGAACAGTCGGTGATCGGCGCCAATTCCAAGCCTGTAGTCAGTGTGGTGATTGTCGCGGACCATGACACCACGCGCCACGAGGGCCTTGAGGACTTGCGAAGTTGTCTGCAAGCTCTCGCACGACAGAAAGTCGACCAACCCGTCGAGTTTCTCCTCGTTGAGACAGACGAACGCGCTCGGAAGCTCCCTGCCGAGGTGATCGCCGAACTACCTGACTTGCGGGTACTTGCCGTGCCTCACGATGGAAGCTATGAGCGGAAAAATGCAGCTGCCAAGGCGGCGAAAGGTGAAATCATCGCCATACTGGATGTCGATTGCACGCCAGTTTCCGGATGGCTCCAATCGCTGGTGGACACCTTACGTTTGCATCCCCAACACGTTGCCGTCAGCGGCCGGACGATGTACGAAGGCAAGACCGCCATCGAGCGAAGCCTTGCGGTCTTGACCAGAGGATTCCTTGATCCCGGGAGAGTGGCGCCTACCCGGTTCATTTCGAACAACAACTCCGGAATTCGCCGAACAACCTTGGAACGGTTTCCCCTACCCGAGAAGGAAGGCCCGTATGCCGCGCAACTGCAATCTGCGGCCATCCAGCGGGACGGAGGCCGCTTTATTTTTCAGCCTGCCATGACCGTGATACACGAATTCGAAGGATGGTCCATGGAGCGGGATATCCGTTGTCACATCGGCTGGGCCACTATACGCATTCGTCAGGTTGACCCCCAATTGCGCTTCAGCTGGCTTCTCAGACTCGGGCAGGCTTCAATTCCATTGTTCTACATAGGTCGACTGATCGAGAGCTGGGGAACATGTTTCCGGGTAGGCCGATATTACGGCCTGCGGCTGGCGGACTTCCCCATCGCTCTGGGGCTCGCGTTTTGGATCCATGCTGTGGAGATCAAGGGAATGCTGATGGCTTTCAGAAACCAACAGCTGGAAGAAACGAACTACCGCTGA
- a CDS encoding class I SAM-dependent methyltransferase → MPATPFGVPSASPLSWDQSTAAKPELSIATPRIIYDTFPQSRTADDAFIRDGMSPVELRKLRELVLAEKPAHVLEVGMANGTSSVVIADALRQSGGGSFTSIDPKQTASSPEGYGSAGLRAVTPILPNHRLIEDFDYVALPRLAEHGEKFNFILVDGYHSFDLTLLDLFYADSLLKVGGLLVCHDSSSPPVFKALRWLECNKPYSRLSPPLYTGGQPITRKLYSRIFQRKARRERQTQWQMLVAYRKQAEHHMPEHLLSDF, encoded by the coding sequence ATGCCGGCAACGCCGTTTGGAGTTCCAAGTGCTTCACCTTTGTCGTGGGACCAAAGCACTGCTGCCAAACCTGAATTATCGATAGCCACCCCTCGAATCATTTATGACACGTTTCCGCAAAGTCGAACAGCCGATGATGCGTTCATTCGTGATGGGATGAGTCCGGTGGAACTGCGAAAGCTGCGGGAGTTGGTCTTGGCAGAAAAACCCGCTCATGTGCTGGAGGTGGGCATGGCTAACGGGACGAGTTCGGTGGTCATTGCCGATGCGTTACGCCAGTCTGGAGGTGGATCGTTCACTTCGATTGATCCAAAGCAAACGGCCTCCAGTCCTGAAGGATACGGCAGTGCCGGGCTAAGGGCGGTAACACCGATTCTGCCGAACCATCGGCTCATTGAAGATTTTGATTATGTTGCGCTTCCCCGGTTAGCGGAACATGGAGAAAAGTTTAATTTCATTTTGGTTGACGGCTATCACTCATTTGATCTGACACTGCTCGATCTCTTCTACGCCGACAGTCTGCTCAAGGTTGGAGGCCTGCTCGTGTGTCATGACTCATCATCACCTCCGGTCTTTAAAGCGTTGCGATGGTTGGAATGCAATAAGCCTTACTCGCGCCTTTCTCCTCCGCTCTATACGGGAGGTCAACCGATAACGCGCAAACTCTACAGCCGCATTTTTCAGCGGAAGGCTCGACGCGAGAGGCAAACTCAGTGGCAAATGCTGGTTGCCTATCGGAAACAGGCCGAACACCATATGCCCGAACACCTCTTGTCGGACTTTTAG
- a CDS encoding alkaline phosphatase family protein, with protein sequence MCRIKGHTRIHSICHGVHKVIAAISLEAPSAPLIEQLIGDDRMPHLAALQRAGQNVQLAPPFLDGSVYSTLYTGRHPSEHGIYSLFTWSPSEQRLRLSYDLMPADTLFQRLDRAGKRVLAIDPPEHPLQNLTNSIVVSGCQFQSRVHLAKWSRPSNVGKELSEHLGQTPRGEETFGQPSQHHLLYLRDILMQAPGRLAGAVERLLAEKTVDVLWVHMVAVHLAGHQFLNPAAVNLIGQSSAGSALLKNSLVDVYQAADAALGRIVKALPADANIFVFWPKGMGQETCRADLLPEMLKRILNPGAPVQKSSGSDALTKLRAMVPTSLRTAIADMLPDSLSLELTARLGTIGKDWPTLRAFSLPSDGPGLVRLNVRGRERNGIVAKSEVNELCNEISAGLRTYCDIDGNACIAGIERPGEHLPPGRALDHLPDLIIRWSNEQAIHLRGVTSPVYGTVLREGVGSGRSGNHVHGSRAIIVPRSGTYRPIKGRQPHLVDVTATVLAAAGVLHSDLPGQSLIV encoded by the coding sequence GTGTGCAGGATCAAGGGCCACACGCGCATCCATTCAATCTGTCATGGTGTACACAAAGTGATTGCGGCCATCTCATTAGAGGCTCCATCGGCGCCCCTGATCGAGCAGTTGATCGGGGATGACCGAATGCCGCATCTTGCAGCTCTTCAGCGAGCAGGCCAGAACGTTCAGCTCGCCCCCCCGTTTCTCGATGGTTCCGTCTATTCGACTCTTTACACGGGTCGTCATCCATCGGAACACGGCATTTACTCCTTGTTTACCTGGTCTCCTTCCGAACAACGACTCCGGCTTTCCTATGACCTGATGCCGGCTGATACGTTGTTCCAACGATTGGACCGAGCGGGCAAGCGAGTCCTTGCCATCGATCCACCCGAACATCCTCTACAGAATCTGACCAACAGCATTGTGGTCAGCGGATGCCAATTTCAGTCACGGGTCCACTTAGCCAAGTGGTCGCGTCCCTCAAACGTGGGCAAGGAACTCTCAGAACACCTCGGCCAGACACCAAGAGGTGAGGAGACCTTTGGACAGCCATCGCAGCATCACCTGTTATATCTCCGGGATATTCTCATGCAGGCACCCGGTCGCCTAGCCGGCGCAGTTGAACGACTGCTGGCCGAGAAGACTGTAGACGTGCTCTGGGTGCATATGGTTGCCGTACACCTGGCGGGCCATCAGTTTTTGAATCCAGCGGCCGTCAACCTCATAGGTCAATCCTCAGCTGGGTCCGCTTTGTTGAAGAATTCGTTGGTCGACGTCTACCAAGCAGCGGATGCCGCACTCGGTCGGATTGTGAAGGCACTGCCTGCCGACGCAAATATCTTCGTCTTCTGGCCCAAGGGCATGGGTCAGGAAACCTGTCGGGCCGATCTTCTTCCCGAGATGTTGAAACGAATTTTGAACCCCGGAGCGCCGGTCCAGAAGTCATCTGGAAGTGACGCTCTCACGAAACTGCGCGCGATGGTTCCCACTTCGCTTCGAACGGCCATAGCGGACATGCTGCCGGACTCCCTTTCGCTCGAGCTCACCGCTCGACTCGGGACGATCGGGAAAGACTGGCCAACCCTTCGGGCTTTTTCATTACCCTCCGACGGACCCGGGTTGGTTCGGCTCAACGTCCGAGGCCGAGAGCGGAATGGCATTGTTGCCAAGTCCGAGGTAAACGAGCTTTGCAACGAGATTTCCGCAGGGCTCCGGACGTATTGCGATATCGACGGGAACGCGTGCATTGCAGGCATTGAACGTCCTGGGGAACATTTACCTCCCGGTCGAGCGCTCGATCACCTTCCCGACCTCATTATTCGGTGGAGCAATGAACAAGCTATACATCTGCGGGGCGTGACTTCACCGGTCTACGGCACCGTGTTGCGCGAAGGGGTGGGGTCAGGGCGGTCGGGAAACCACGTCCACGGTTCACGCGCGATTATCGTGCCGCGATCGGGAACGTACCGACCGATCAAGGGGAGACAGCCTCATTTGGTTGATGTAACTGCTACAGTCTTGGCGGCAGCAGGCGTCCTTCATAGCGACCTTCCCGGCCAGTCGCTTATCGTATAG
- a CDS encoding glycosyltransferase family 4 protein, translating into MKKIHVLYVYLGFYRDAGGEHAPLGLAEKLDRERFKFEIVTLMPTTSSLGAAVLATGCTIHELGLGIPSLRTPAGMIKTIYAFYKTFRRIRPDIVHTQSGFCNVWGRLAARLARVPVVIATINFGGGPKPRWFLRPLMRVMHSWLSTHTAAYVCVAKHLLKEELLPREWDRAEVIGGFFDLNRFLAGRTELPEIRALRNPVRPVLAVIGRLEYEKGHCVAIAAMRKIVDAVPDARLMIIGGGSLEGELKDQVKTLRLSKNVEFTGHRTQICDVMSTIDLLLIPSYNEAFGHVVLESIAAGVPLLGSRSGAFPEILENGLYGNLVAPLDPDGWADAALDIIANPAPALNKLKTARAKVLARYTKEEGVRRHADLYQRLVEHCSTGK; encoded by the coding sequence ATGAAAAAGATACATGTGCTGTATGTCTATCTTGGTTTTTATCGCGATGCCGGAGGAGAGCATGCACCGCTTGGTCTTGCCGAAAAACTGGATCGCGAGCGCTTCAAGTTCGAAATTGTCACCCTGATGCCGACCACCTCTTCACTCGGCGCTGCGGTGTTGGCAACCGGTTGCACGATACATGAACTTGGGCTGGGCATTCCGAGTCTTAGAACTCCTGCGGGCATGATCAAGACCATTTATGCATTTTACAAGACGTTCCGCCGCATTCGACCGGACATCGTTCACACGCAATCCGGGTTCTGCAATGTGTGGGGCCGCTTGGCCGCACGACTGGCGCGGGTACCGGTGGTCATCGCAACGATAAATTTTGGGGGTGGCCCAAAACCACGATGGTTTCTTAGGCCGTTGATGCGTGTGATGCACTCCTGGCTGTCGACACATACCGCCGCATACGTTTGTGTAGCGAAGCATCTGCTCAAAGAGGAGTTGCTGCCACGCGAATGGGATCGTGCGGAAGTGATTGGCGGATTTTTCGATCTCAATCGTTTTCTTGCAGGCCGCACCGAATTGCCGGAAATTCGCGCCCTTAGGAATCCCGTGCGTCCAGTACTTGCCGTCATCGGAAGGCTGGAATATGAAAAAGGGCATTGTGTTGCGATCGCTGCCATGCGAAAAATCGTTGATGCTGTCCCTGACGCTCGACTCATGATTATCGGTGGCGGCAGCTTGGAGGGAGAACTCAAGGATCAGGTCAAGACACTGCGACTCTCGAAGAATGTCGAATTCACCGGTCATCGAACCCAAATTTGCGACGTCATGTCGACTATAGACCTATTATTGATACCTTCGTACAACGAAGCATTCGGCCACGTGGTCTTGGAATCGATTGCCGCCGGCGTGCCGTTACTGGGAAGCCGCAGCGGTGCATTTCCAGAAATTCTTGAGAACGGCCTGTATGGTAATTTGGTGGCGCCATTGGATCCAGACGGATGGGCAGATGCAGCGCTCGACATCATCGCCAACCCTGCCCCAGCATTGAACAAGTTGAAAACGGCTCGCGCAAAGGTCCTCGCTCGATACACAAAAGAAGAGGGCGTCAGGCGCCATGCCGACCTGTATCAACGTCTCGTTGAACACTGCAGCACGGGTAAATAG
- a CDS encoding FAD-dependent oxidoreductase, with translation MSRASTVIIGAGPAGLTASYELSKRGVMSTVLESGTQVGGISKTVNYHGYRFDIGGHRFFSKVPLINELWQEILGEEFLLRPRKSRIHYQQHFFDYPLRPVNALLGLGPLESVLIALSYLKARFAHIHDEKTFEDWVSNRFGYRLYNIFFKTYTEKVWGIPCKEISADWAAQRIKNLSLKQAVRNALLGASRGIDGQKITSLIERFHYPRFGPGMMWERCESVIGERGVRTIRGIHVQRLRHGQGRVESVSGTTLTGEQTEFDGSDFVSTMPLRELVFALDPLPPETVLHAASRLRYRDYLTVVLILNREEVFPDNWIYIHSPDVKVGRIQNYKNWSPYMVPDPATTSLGLEYFLWDKDEEWSWPDEQLIHLGTRECHQLGLIDPKEVVGGTVVRMEKAYPVYDQTYQANVTIIRDYLASFANLQTIGRNGLHRYNNQDHSMLTGIYAARNITGERWDVWTVNTEKEYHEEGRMANSKGGDRLVPEPVTVAVKDPPASLDRVLDRAFARLDPVAMGVAMGTVSGLGLLLATVILLVKGGGNVGPNLSLVGQFLSGFSVTWIGAVIGLVEMGLWGFLTGYVGAWLFNRGIVLYALLVRSRAEAEERRNLLDKV, from the coding sequence GTGAGCCGAGCTTCTACAGTGATCATTGGCGCCGGTCCGGCCGGACTGACCGCTTCCTACGAGCTCTCCAAGCGGGGAGTGATGTCGACCGTACTGGAGAGCGGAACCCAGGTCGGCGGGATTTCGAAGACCGTGAATTACCACGGATATCGTTTTGATATCGGGGGGCATCGATTTTTCTCGAAAGTGCCGCTGATTAATGAGTTGTGGCAGGAGATCCTGGGAGAGGAATTCCTGCTGCGTCCGCGCAAGTCCCGCATCCATTACCAACAGCATTTTTTCGACTATCCCTTGAGGCCGGTCAACGCCTTGCTCGGATTGGGACCACTCGAGTCCGTTTTGATCGCGCTCAGCTATTTGAAAGCGAGATTCGCACATATCCACGACGAAAAGACTTTCGAGGACTGGGTGTCAAATCGGTTCGGGTACCGACTGTATAACATCTTCTTCAAGACCTACACGGAGAAGGTCTGGGGGATTCCCTGCAAAGAAATCTCGGCAGATTGGGCGGCACAGCGGATCAAGAACCTTTCCCTCAAGCAGGCCGTCCGCAACGCATTGCTGGGCGCCTCTCGCGGGATAGATGGTCAGAAGATTACCTCCTTGATCGAACGGTTTCACTATCCAAGGTTTGGGCCTGGAATGATGTGGGAACGGTGCGAGTCGGTGATCGGCGAGCGGGGTGTCCGCACGATTCGCGGCATCCACGTCCAGCGGCTCCGTCACGGACAAGGGCGAGTTGAGTCCGTCTCCGGGACGACGCTGACTGGAGAACAGACGGAATTCGACGGCTCTGACTTTGTCTCGACGATGCCGCTTCGGGAGCTTGTGTTCGCGCTGGATCCCTTACCTCCGGAAACAGTGCTCCATGCCGCCTCGCGTCTCCGCTACCGTGATTATTTGACCGTGGTCCTGATCCTCAACCGCGAGGAGGTCTTCCCGGACAACTGGATCTATATCCATTCTCCGGATGTCAAGGTTGGAAGAATCCAGAACTATAAGAACTGGAGCCCCTACATGGTGCCGGATCCAGCAACGACCTCGTTAGGACTGGAATATTTTCTCTGGGATAAGGATGAGGAATGGTCATGGCCCGATGAACAGCTCATCCACTTGGGCACCCGCGAATGTCATCAGTTGGGGCTCATCGATCCGAAGGAGGTCGTTGGTGGGACGGTCGTTCGGATGGAAAAAGCCTACCCCGTGTACGATCAAACGTACCAAGCCAATGTGACGATCATCCGTGACTATCTGGCGTCATTCGCGAATCTGCAGACCATAGGACGGAACGGGCTTCACCGATACAACAACCAGGACCATTCGATGCTGACCGGGATTTATGCGGCTCGGAACATCACGGGAGAACGGTGGGACGTGTGGACGGTGAACACCGAAAAGGAATATCACGAAGAGGGCCGCATGGCGAACTCGAAGGGCGGGGATCGGTTGGTTCCCGAGCCGGTAACCGTTGCCGTGAAGGACCCGCCGGCCTCACTCGATCGGGTGCTCGACCGGGCCTTTGCGCGGCTGGATCCGGTTGCCATGGGAGTGGCGATGGGGACGGTCAGTGGGCTTGGGCTCCTCCTGGCTACCGTGATCTTATTGGTCAAGGGCGGTGGAAACGTGGGGCCGAATCTGTCTCTCGTCGGACAGTTTCTTTCAGGTTTCAGCGTCACATGGATCGGCGCGGTGATCGGCTTGGTCGAGATGGGGCTATGGGGATTTCTGACTGGATACGTGGGTGCATGGCTGTTCAACCGTGGCATCGTACTCTATGCACTGCTGGTGCGTTCTAGAGCCGAGGCGGAGGAGAGACGCAATCTATTGGACAAGGTATAG